The Cohnella abietis genome has a segment encoding these proteins:
- the fliB gene encoding flagellin lysine-N-methylase has product MKNSFALIPEYIKSFSCIGPDCEDSCCKTWSIYVEKDIYQLYKSLPDKSFSEKIISSMDIIESGGNENIYASIKLSDSGSCPMLTETDLCSIHAKIGEDYLPAVCSTFPRIFNEVDGVQELSTDLACPEAVRKALFNEQGIQFYEKEAVENRMTFQSIKPSAAHENQFEAYFWPLRFFIIQTLQNRAFSFENRLIMLGLFFENLNFIVEQNEFHKIPILIESCKIEFGKHEQIEDQLKGIQGNWIVKLDLFNEFVKEKSTSGIALKAYLECLNQVMEGVGFTANATPDKVMERLKTASDEIVVPFMSTYDYIFENLAVHNVYSKLFPLSGKHKLMEEYFLLVFQYSIINIQLAGLGAYHGKLTEELCVKLIYSYIRNNDRNKNFIQQMLKLLKDKGLNNVSALAPLIKR; this is encoded by the coding sequence ATGAAAAATTCATTTGCACTAATTCCAGAATATATTAAAAGTTTCTCTTGTATTGGACCCGATTGTGAGGATAGCTGCTGTAAAACGTGGAGTATTTATGTGGAAAAGGATATTTATCAGCTGTATAAATCACTCCCCGATAAATCATTCTCTGAAAAAATCATAAGCAGTATGGACATTATTGAATCTGGTGGTAATGAGAATATATATGCATCAATAAAGTTGTCGGATAGTGGAAGCTGCCCTATGTTAACAGAAACAGACCTTTGTAGTATTCACGCCAAGATAGGGGAAGATTATCTTCCAGCAGTTTGTAGTACATTTCCAAGGATATTTAATGAAGTTGATGGAGTGCAGGAGTTATCTACAGATCTCGCATGCCCCGAAGCTGTTCGGAAAGCTTTATTTAACGAGCAGGGCATACAGTTTTATGAGAAGGAAGCTGTAGAGAATCGCATGACATTCCAGTCTATAAAACCGTCAGCTGCCCATGAGAATCAATTCGAGGCATACTTTTGGCCCCTTAGATTTTTTATCATTCAAACGTTACAAAATAGAGCATTTTCATTTGAGAACCGATTAATCATGTTAGGGTTATTTTTTGAGAACTTAAACTTTATCGTTGAACAGAATGAGTTCCACAAAATCCCGATTCTTATTGAGTCGTGTAAGATTGAGTTTGGAAAACACGAGCAAATAGAGGATCAGCTAAAAGGAATTCAAGGAAACTGGATAGTTAAGCTAGATTTGTTTAACGAGTTTGTAAAAGAGAAATCTACTAGTGGTATTGCTCTTAAAGCTTATCTTGAATGTTTGAATCAGGTCATGGAGGGAGTAGGCTTCACTGCTAATGCAACACCTGATAAGGTTATGGAACGTTTGAAGACGGCTTCAGATGAGATTGTCGTACCCTTCATGTCAACCTATGATTACATTTTTGAGAACCTTGCTGTTCATAATGTTTATAGTAAGCTATTCCCCCTATCAGGAAAGCATAAGTTGATGGAAGAGTACTTCCTTCTTGTTTTTCAGTACAGCATAATTAATATCCAATTAGCTGGTCTAGGGGCCTATCATGGGAAGCTCACTGAAGAATTATGTGTGAAGCTAATCTATAGCTATATTAGAAATAACGATCGTAACAAAAATTTTATACAACAAATGCTAAAGCTATTGAAAGATAAGGGGCTTAATAATGTAAGTGCCCTTGCTCCGCTGATTAAAAGATGA
- a CDS encoding TylF/MycF/NovP-related O-methyltransferase, with amino-acid sequence MENFIPIGTNASNHNDKDRTGYKLAESAFESSTVRLFDKLEAFSRFSSKRSLARFLCKSEIFKNILDINGSIVECGVFNGSGLFTWAQLSNIYEPTNYTRKIIGFDTFEGFPSTSSLDNSADSTPSVGDLHGDTLDSLKQSIEKYNNERHLSHIPNIELVQGDFMTTAEKYVEDNKHLLVSLLYLDFDLYEPTKKALEVFLPRMGKGSIVCFDEVNCPSYPGETLALLETLDLQRYKIKRFPTDPWISYIEL; translated from the coding sequence TTGGAAAATTTCATACCTATCGGAACAAACGCCAGTAACCATAATGATAAGGACAGGACTGGATATAAGCTTGCAGAATCCGCATTCGAATCTTCAACTGTTCGATTGTTTGATAAGCTGGAAGCTTTTTCTCGGTTTTCATCCAAAAGGAGCTTGGCCCGTTTTTTGTGCAAGTCTGAAATTTTCAAAAATATTTTGGATATTAACGGCTCTATCGTTGAGTGCGGGGTATTTAACGGTTCAGGTTTATTTACCTGGGCACAGCTTTCAAATATTTATGAGCCGACCAATTATACGAGAAAAATAATCGGCTTTGATACTTTTGAGGGATTTCCCAGCACTTCTTCTTTAGATAATAGTGCTGATAGTACTCCAAGTGTTGGGGATTTACATGGAGATACATTGGATAGCTTGAAGCAATCTATCGAGAAGTATAATAATGAGCGGCATCTATCTCATATTCCCAATATTGAGCTAGTACAAGGTGATTTTATGACCACGGCAGAGAAGTACGTAGAGGATAACAAACATCTACTAGTGTCCTTGCTTTATTTAGACTTTGATTTATACGAGCCTACGAAAAAGGCCTTGGAAGTTTTCCTGCCACGAATGGGCAAAGGTTCAATTGTTTGTTTCGATGAGGTGAACTGTCCAAGCTATCCAGGCGAAACATTGGCTTTGTTGGAAACCTTGGACCTACAACGTTATAAGATAAAAAGATTCCCGACAGACCCTTGGATCTCATATATCGAATTATGA
- a CDS encoding transketolase family protein: protein MRTTFINTLLELARMDDRVFVITPDLGFSVLEKFREEFPNRFLNVGIAEQNAVGVAAGLAMSGKVVYVYSIIPFVTMRCFEQIRVDVAYMNTNVRLVGVGAGLSYGPQGATHHSLEDIAIMRALPNMTVCCPGDPIEVKEIVTQSLDYEGPMYIRLGKNGEPVIHDEGTTFRIGQAIEVTQGNDAYLISTSNTLELADSWVKRMANQGVSVGLISVPTVKPLDREKIVRILLKGKPVSTLEEHSISGGLGTAVAEVIAESGQAVKFKRFALPDEYCHFVGDQHYLRDKLGLTFESFEQFIETSIDK from the coding sequence ATGAGAACAACGTTCATCAATACTCTATTAGAGTTGGCGAGGATGGATGATAGAGTATTTGTCATTACGCCAGACTTAGGATTTTCGGTGTTGGAGAAATTCAGAGAAGAGTTCCCGAATCGGTTTCTTAATGTTGGGATTGCCGAGCAGAATGCCGTTGGAGTAGCAGCGGGGTTGGCTATGTCGGGCAAGGTTGTTTATGTGTACAGCATCATTCCATTTGTTACAATGCGTTGCTTTGAACAAATCAGGGTGGATGTTGCTTATATGAACACGAATGTAAGGTTGGTTGGAGTAGGTGCTGGTCTTTCTTATGGTCCGCAAGGAGCAACTCATCATTCCTTAGAAGATATAGCTATCATGCGTGCACTTCCTAATATGACGGTATGTTGTCCGGGAGATCCTATAGAAGTAAAAGAGATTGTAACTCAAAGTCTTGATTACGAAGGACCCATGTATATCAGACTTGGGAAGAATGGTGAGCCGGTTATCCATGATGAGGGTACGACCTTTCGAATCGGTCAAGCCATTGAAGTGACTCAAGGTAACGATGCTTACCTTATATCGACAAGTAATACTTTAGAACTTGCGGATAGCTGGGTAAAGAGAATGGCAAACCAAGGTGTTTCAGTGGGATTGATTAGCGTACCAACAGTAAAGCCGCTGGACAGAGAAAAGATTGTAAGAATCCTATTAAAAGGTAAACCTGTTTCGACGTTGGAGGAACATAGCATTTCGGGTGGATTAGGAACGGCAGTGGCAGAAGTGATTGCAGAAAGCGGTCAAGCGGTGAAGTTTAAGAGATTCGCTCTACCTGATGAGTATTGCCACTTTGTGGGGGACCAACATTATCTTCGTGATAAGTTAGGTTTGACTTTTGAGTCATTTGAACAGTTCATAGAAACTTCAATAGATAAATAA
- a CDS encoding transketolase has translation MMQQTNIKKSIVYMTHYSKSSHVGTSLSIADILYTLYFKVLNVDPFNPECPERDKFILSKGHGSAALYATLAERGFFPKDFLDRYYVNGGLLPGHLDKFAAPGIELSTGSLGHGLSVGVGMSIANGSSGNPGQVYVLLGDGECNEGSVWEAVMLSATLRLSNITAIIDYNRLQGFGETNEVINQENMAARWTAFGWNAFEVNGHDTVELERVFRIKSDRPKVVIAHTVKGKGVSYMENRLEWHYKSPNEEQYKQAIAELDGLL, from the coding sequence ATGATGCAGCAAACTAATATCAAGAAATCGATCGTCTACATGACGCATTATTCTAAATCCTCCCACGTAGGAACTTCACTTTCTATAGCAGACATCCTCTACACCCTTTATTTTAAAGTATTAAACGTAGACCCTTTTAATCCCGAATGCCCCGAAAGGGATAAGTTTATACTAAGCAAGGGCCATGGGAGTGCAGCGCTTTATGCGACGTTAGCCGAGAGAGGGTTCTTTCCGAAGGATTTTCTTGATCGGTATTATGTGAATGGCGGATTACTCCCAGGACATTTAGACAAGTTTGCTGCTCCGGGGATAGAACTTTCCACCGGATCTTTGGGTCACGGGCTTTCTGTCGGAGTGGGCATGTCTATCGCCAACGGTTCATCGGGAAATCCAGGACAGGTATATGTGCTACTGGGAGATGGTGAATGTAATGAGGGCTCTGTGTGGGAGGCTGTCATGCTATCAGCTACTTTAAGATTGTCTAATATTACTGCGATCATTGATTATAATCGTCTTCAAGGGTTCGGAGAAACAAATGAAGTCATTAATCAAGAAAATATGGCTGCTAGGTGGACCGCCTTTGGTTGGAATGCTTTTGAAGTCAATGGTCACGATACGGTTGAGCTTGAACGAGTTTTTAGAATCAAATCAGACAGGCCTAAGGTTGTTATCGCCCATACCGTTAAAGGTAAGGGAGTTTCTTATATGGAAAACAGGTTAGAGTGGCATTACAAATCACCTAATGAGGAACAATATAAGCAGGCTATTGCGGAATTGGATGGCTTATTATGA
- a CDS encoding NAD-dependent epimerase/dehydratase family protein, with the protein MSSSRVVVTGGTGFIGSKLCEELLSRGVTVYAVVRSNSSQRTRLLNHSGLIIVEGDLNNVIQWSTELKRVQGGFDVFYHLAWEGVGNKYRNDQIQINNLNSLLETIKLAKELGCSQWIGTGSQAEYGPLNEIIQEEAPNKPTTLYGATKVAGGNMSAILGRELGIPCQWVRIFSTYGPGDSGGWMLIDVIGQLLDGVTPKLTLGEQLWDYLHVQDAAEALIALAESAPVDSNTYNLGSGSSQTIRAIVETVRDIIDPDIPLCFGDIPYRPDQVMHLEANVDKLREQTGWKPKIDLKNGLNQTVEYIRNSRLAQS; encoded by the coding sequence ATGAGTTCTTCAAGAGTGGTTGTGACAGGTGGAACAGGATTCATCGGTTCAAAGCTTTGTGAGGAGTTATTGAGCAGGGGAGTAACTGTATACGCCGTCGTTCGGTCAAATTCTTCTCAGCGTACCCGGTTGCTTAATCATTCAGGATTAATTATTGTCGAGGGTGATCTTAACAACGTTATTCAATGGAGTACCGAGCTAAAGAGGGTACAAGGTGGGTTTGACGTCTTTTATCATTTGGCTTGGGAAGGTGTCGGTAATAAATATCGCAATGATCAAATCCAGATTAACAACTTGAACTCACTTCTGGAAACGATCAAGCTGGCTAAGGAATTGGGCTGTAGCCAATGGATTGGAACAGGCTCGCAAGCCGAGTACGGCCCATTAAATGAGATTATCCAAGAAGAGGCCCCCAATAAACCTACCACTTTGTATGGTGCAACCAAGGTGGCGGGAGGGAATATGTCGGCGATTTTGGGCAGGGAACTGGGTATTCCGTGTCAATGGGTTCGGATATTCAGTACTTACGGCCCTGGGGACAGCGGCGGTTGGATGCTAATAGACGTTATTGGGCAATTGCTTGACGGAGTTACTCCTAAGCTTACGCTAGGGGAACAGTTATGGGACTACCTGCATGTTCAAGATGCTGCAGAAGCCCTTATTGCCCTTGCAGAATCAGCCCCAGTGGACTCCAATACATATAATTTAGGATCAGGAAGTAGCCAGACCATCCGAGCTATCGTTGAGACGGTCAGGGATATTATTGATCCGGACATTCCCTTATGTTTTGGAGACATTCCCTATAGACCTGATCAAGTTATGCACTTGGAAGCGAATGTCGACAAGCTTAGGGAACAAACGGGTTGGAAACCTAAGATTGATCTTAAGAACGGGTTGAACCAAACCGTTGAATATATTCGCAATAGTAGACTAGCTCAAAGTTAG
- a CDS encoding class I SAM-dependent methyltransferase encodes MTAVRITERQDCRVCGSTSLNRWVHLAQMPLTDDLRTEIQDHNLFLADIDVYVCESCGVSQTVKVIDLNEYYKDYAYTVASSGFANRFMERLAESLFQKYELSSNCTVLEVGSGDGKQLTYFQKLGADVFGFEPSSELCRRSEEIGVPVFQGLFSKDSIRDVPTKYRNADVLLLTYTFDHIPEPTYFLEAAKQMVNPETGLLVIEVHDLEKIVERREYCLFEHEHFVYLTSDTMGEALKRNGFELLSTELLPESERRGNSLLIVATPSESKNVERFKEPIKSSKLISFDTFNEDMVAGIRRLDDFIEKQISEGKKVAGYGAGGRGVMTMAAMQSAHKLSYVCDNNTSFHGFLTPKSNVIVKPPKYLEENPVDILLVFSFGYLQEIKEAVSAFNNAPKEVISMLEVL; translated from the coding sequence GTGACGGCAGTCAGGATTACGGAAAGGCAAGATTGCCGAGTCTGTGGTAGCACATCTCTAAATAGATGGGTACATTTGGCGCAAATGCCGCTAACAGATGATTTACGGACCGAGATACAAGATCATAATCTTTTTCTCGCTGATATTGATGTGTACGTTTGCGAATCATGCGGTGTGTCCCAAACGGTGAAGGTTATAGACTTGAATGAGTACTACAAGGATTATGCCTACACAGTTGCTTCTTCGGGATTTGCAAATCGATTTATGGAGAGGCTGGCTGAAAGCCTATTTCAGAAGTACGAATTATCCTCAAACTGTACCGTTCTTGAAGTAGGTTCGGGTGACGGAAAGCAATTGACTTATTTTCAAAAGTTAGGTGCAGATGTATTTGGGTTTGAACCATCTAGCGAATTATGCAGAAGAAGTGAAGAGATCGGAGTGCCTGTGTTTCAAGGCTTGTTTTCTAAAGATTCAATCAGGGATGTTCCGACCAAATACAGAAATGCAGATGTGTTGCTACTGACATACACTTTCGATCATATCCCAGAACCCACCTACTTCCTTGAAGCAGCTAAACAGATGGTCAATCCGGAAACCGGTTTGTTGGTCATTGAGGTACACGATCTCGAGAAGATAGTAGAACGTCGGGAGTATTGCTTATTCGAGCATGAACACTTCGTATACTTAACCTCGGATACGATGGGGGAAGCGTTAAAGCGAAACGGTTTTGAATTGTTATCTACCGAATTGCTTCCTGAATCGGAACGTCGGGGTAATTCACTATTAATTGTCGCCACGCCAAGTGAATCGAAAAACGTTGAGCGGTTTAAAGAGCCTATTAAGAGCAGCAAATTGATTTCATTTGATACTTTTAATGAGGATATGGTAGCAGGAATTAGGAGGCTTGACGATTTCATAGAAAAACAAATCAGCGAGGGGAAAAAAGTAGCTGGTTATGGTGCTGGTGGTCGGGGCGTTATGACGATGGCGGCGATGCAATCCGCTCATAAGCTGTCTTATGTATGCGACAACAACACAAGTTTCCATGGGTTCCTTACGCCCAAATCAAATGTAATAGTAAAGCCGCCAAAATATTTGGAAGAAAACCCAGTAGATATTCTCCTTGTATTCAGCTTTGGGTATCTGCAAGAAATTAAAGAAGCTGTCTCTGCTTTCAATAACGCACCGAAAGAAGTAATATCCATGCTGGAGGTACTATGA